Genomic DNA from Candidatus Methanoperedens sp.:
GTCCTTACCAGGGCACAGGAAGATGAGATCGAAAAAATGACTAAAGCGATACAATATCGTGATTACCTGAAGCGGATAGGTCTTCGGGAAATCGGGAAATTATTGTTCGTTGGCCCGCCGGGAACAGGAAAGACCTCAGTTGCCAGGGCTATTTCAGGACAGCTTAAGATCCCCATAGTGGAAGTAAAACTCTCACAAATTGCCGACCAGTATCTTGGAGAGACCGCAAAGAACATAGACCGGGTCTTTGAACTTGCAAAGCGCCTGAGCCCATGCATCCTCTTTATCGATGAATTCGATTTCGTGGCAAAAGCAAGGGCAACAGATGAACATGCAGCGTTGAAAAGGGCAGTAAATACCCTTCTTAAGGCCATTGACGAGATAAGTCTTGTTGAACATGGTGTCCTGGTCATCGGAGCCACAAACCATCCCAACATACTTGACCATGCTGCATGGAGGCGGTTTGATGAGATTGTTGAGTTCTCGCTGCCTGATAAGGACATGAGGAAAAAAATACTCGACCTTATTTTGAGGAACATCGAAGGCACCTTTGATACCGAGGAAATTGCAAAAATTTCAGACGGATACTCTGGTTCAGACCTTCGTCTCATAGCACGGGAAGCTGTACTTAATGGTCTTATTACCGAAAGAACAGTCCTGACACAGCAGGATTTGATTCGTGGGGTTGCCGAGTTCAATAAACGGACACACCTGAAAAAGCTTGATGAAAGTGTATGAAAATAACACTCCTTGGAACTGGTGATGCCATAGGGACACCAAAAATAGGATGTTCCTGCCCGACCTGTCTTGACGCATTAGCGGGCGGCAAAAGCAGGAGGCTTCGTTTCTCAGTTCTCATTGAATCGGAAATCGGCAAAGTACTTATTGATACCAGCCCTGATTTGCGGTGGCAGCTTTTGAAAAAAGGCATAAGCCATATTGACGGGGTAATCTGGACTCATGCCCATTATGACCATTATGCCGGTTTTGGGGATTTTCATCGTATCCAGAATGGAGTTAATGTATATGGCCTGAAGAATACGATGGATTATATATTGAACTACCTCTATTTCATGAAACCTGTGAGACATGATATAATTTTTTATGAGCCTTTTTCACTTATCGGCCTTAATTTTACGCTTCTTGAAGTTACACATCCGCCCCTTGAAGAATCGGCAGCAGTATTAATAACAGACGGCAGCAAAAAAGTCGTTATAACAGGCGATACTTCAAAAAACATCCCGGAAAAAACACTTTCTGCAATGTTCGAACCTGACCTTCTGATAGCGGATGCTATAATCCCACCGCGGGCAATTATTGCCAAACACATGAATTCAAAAGAAGCAATGGAACTTGCAAAGGAATTGAATGCAAAAAATGTGATACTGACTCATATAAGCCATAAATTCCAGCCTCATGATGAATCAATAAAAGAGTGGCCTCTTGGTTATGACGGCATGGAATTTGAATATTAATGTTCCGGCAAAATGGATGTCTCGGATGATTCCTGGATTTCAGTTTCCTCGCCGGGCTGGTCATGAGGTTTATCTGCCTTTTGCAGTAACCGCATCCATATTTCATATCCCAGATCAAGAAACTCGTTTTTGATTATAACACACCTATCCATTTTTCCACAGGTTATGCAAGTATATTAATTTAATGAATAATTTTTTGAGTTTGCAGGATGGCGATAATAAGCTTATCCGGATTTCATCCGCCGCTACCCACATATATCAATGCAATTACAAGCGTGATAAGTATGTATAGCAGGTAAGTCTGGATATATCCGGTCTGTATTATCCTCATAAATCTTGATAATGTTACTACTACCCAGGTCACCGGATTAAAAAGATACTTCTCAAATATTGGCTCTATATCGGATTCAAAGATCTCTTTCTCCTTAAAGAAGGGTGAATCCGAATACGTTGTCTGTATCTCCCTGTGGGGTCTGAAGATGCCTCCTAACCACATGCGTATCGGCTTTGAAAATGCAGTTGCAGTATATTCATTTCTTCCTGTTGAAACAGGCTGTCCACAACCCCATGTTTCATATTTTGCTATGGGGGTACGGCGGAATAGAAGATACATAATGACCGGAAGCGGCAAAACCACAAATACCAGGATCGCGATCCATATAGTCGATATGGTCGCTGGTGTTGAAGAGGAGATCGTAGCTATTGAATAGCCAAAATTCATCTTAGAAATGATACTTACGCCTGCAAGTGGCGCGGATATTGAATCAATAATTGTAACTATTCAGACCCCCTTTTTCCGGTTAAGCCAGACAATACTGGCAAATTTTCTCTAAAACAGCAACATTGAAAATAATTATCCGAAAAACCAATATATTATGACATTATGACAGGAATATTAAGTTAATATGTTGATCCGATGGTGAAAATGAATATTAAACGTGAAGAAATTTTGGCTGTCTATGAAGCAGGTCCTGAAGCAGTAATCACTCTGGTAAACACAATTATTGCTGAAAACCAAAAAATCATAGATCAGCAAGCTATTAGAATAAGTGAGCTTGAAGAACGTG
This window encodes:
- a CDS encoding MBL fold metallo-hydrolase, encoding MKITLLGTGDAIGTPKIGCSCPTCLDALAGGKSRRLRFSVLIESEIGKVLIDTSPDLRWQLLKKGISHIDGVIWTHAHYDHYAGFGDFHRIQNGVNVYGLKNTMDYILNYLYFMKPVRHDIIFYEPFSLIGLNFTLLEVTHPPLEESAAVLITDGSKKVVITGDTSKNIPEKTLSAMFEPDLLIADAIIPPRAIIAKHMNSKEAMELAKELNAKNVILTHISHKFQPHDESIKEWPLGYDGMEFEY
- a CDS encoding ATP-binding protein — translated: MTDEKFLITELVLTAHLYNQSDKLTVDDLPHKIRKHYWDEKEKTVKRPIYVTEGDIKSIYGIENVKNSTKLLPFLEFEDFGSQIKLNIFDLAVKWVTKHPEAVENINKNPVLASFFENYDSLPVSYKKAKASILPKESGREWINSLIKNIESEKGSEDMLKLAHIVAPEDIQQNISDLVLTRAQEDEIEKMTKAIQYRDYLKRIGLREIGKLLFVGPPGTGKTSVARAISGQLKIPIVEVKLSQIADQYLGETAKNIDRVFELAKRLSPCILFIDEFDFVAKARATDEHAALKRAVNTLLKAIDEISLVEHGVLVIGATNHPNILDHAAWRRFDEIVEFSLPDKDMRKKILDLILRNIEGTFDTEEIAKISDGYSGSDLRLIAREAVLNGLITERTVLTQQDLIRGVAEFNKRTHLKKLDESV